The stretch of DNA GTCTCAAGCGCTTAAACAAGTGGGTCTAAAAGTGCGGGTGGCAATGGATGGAGCGATCGCCCTAAATATTGCTCAGCAACAATCGCCTGAACTCATTTTGTTAGACATTCAAATGCCAGGGATGGATGGTTTTGAAACTTGTGCTCACTTGAAAGCGCATCCATCTACCCAATCCGTGCCCGTGATTTTTATGACGGCCTTGGCAGACAGTGATAGCAAGCTCAAAGGGTTGTCATTAGGGGCAGTCGATTACATCACCAAACCCTTTGAAGAACAGGAAGTCATTGCTAGAGTCAACAATCATTTGCAGTTACGACGACTGACAAAAACTCTGGAACAGAAAAATCAAGAACTCCAGCAGTGGAATGAGGTTCTAGAGCAGCGCGTCACTGAACGAACAGTGAGACTGACCCAAGCCTTAGAAGATTTGCAACGTTTTCAACTGCAACTCGTGCAAAGCGAAAAAATGTCTGCTTTGGGTCAATTAGTTGCAGGTATTGCTCATGAACTCAACAATCCCATTGGCTGTATTGCTAGCAACCTAGCTCCGGCGTTTGAGTATGTGAGCGATGTGACGAAGGTGATTGAATTTTATCGCCAGTCTTGTCCCGAAGCCGCATCGCAACTAGATCGAGCCTTAGGGGATATTGATATCGACTTTGCCTTAGAAGATTTGCCGAAGCTGCTTAACTCCATGCGATTAAGCACCGAGCGCATCAAAGACCTCTCGATTTCCTTGAGAAATTTTTCACGTTCTGATGCCACAACGAAGATGCGAGCCAATTTGCATGATGGGTTAGAAAGCACCTTAACGATTTTGCGTCATCGCTTAAAGGCGGTAGGGCCTCGTCCAGCGATCGCAATTGTGAAAGATTATGGAGAGTTGCCTGAGTTAGAGTGCTATCCGGGGTTGCTCAACCAAGTCTTCATGAATGTTTTGGCTAATGCGATTGATGCTTTGGAGGAAGCTTTACCAACCACACCCCAAATCTCGATTCAAACAACTTTTGTGGATCAACAAATTGTCGTCCATATTTCCGATAATGGCAGAGGGATACCAGCGGAAATACAGCAGAGAGCTTTTCAACCTTTTTTTACGACTAAAGGAGTGGGGAAGGGTACGGGCCTAGGACTTTCAATCGCTCGACAAATTGTGGAAGAGAAACACGAAGGCCGACTCAGCGTGACCTCTGAACTGGGGCAAGGCACAGAGTTTGCGATCGCCTTACCCGTGAGTTGAACAGTGAATTCCTCTAGGGCCTTAGGGATTGATTGGCAGCACGGTTGGAAGAGGAACTAAAGGTGACTCGCTCTCCGTAATTGAGGAGAGTATCAATACTTTCTAGGCGGTGTTCCCAGGCCTCCACTTGGTAACCGTGCTCTAGGGCGTATAGATTCATCCAACTGCGGAACTGGGCGCGGTAATTGGTTAATTCTCGTCTGGCTACTTTTAAGCGATCGCGTCCGGGTCGTTCGGCCAGTGCTTGCAGAGACTGGTTTAGGGCTTTAGATTGGTTTTGCCAGCGGCTCAATGTGGGTTCACGCATCCAGAGTTGCCTTTGTGCTTGCAGAAAACTCCACTCCCGTTGCATGGTGGCGTAACGGACAGCAGCAGCGGCAAAGGGTTGACGATAGGGAATAGGCTCTCTCGGAATGCGCTGAACGGGTCCCTGAGTTTTTTGGAAAATCGTTTGCAGGCGATCGTTGAAATTCTCAGCCGCAAATAGAGAATAACCGCCGGAGGGCAAGTCCCGCAGCGCTTGAATTTGATCGATCGCGACGGCTTCTGGTAAATTCAGCAACCGAATTCCTGGCAGGATTAAAGTGGAATTGAGTTTGCTAGAAGTCAAGTAAGGCTGAACCAGACGTTGGAAGCGATTGGTGTCCATCGCGTAGGCCATTGGCACGACCAAATTGATATCTCCTCGCTCCGCCCAGACTTCCCAGTGCTGTTGTAGTTTTTGAATGCGTTCATGCTGCGGTAGCGGAAACACTGCAACCGACATGACTAAACTAGGTTTCACCCGACGTACGCTCTGAGCGGCTTCTGCCACAAAGCTGTCAATCTGTTGGGTGCGGAAGTTAGTCCAGCGCTGCCATAAGTTGCGATCGCTGGGGGAAATCTTCAGGGGGTCAACACCTGCCAACTGCTGAAATTGCTCCCGAGCCGCCTTGCCATAGCCGTAAGTCCTGCCAGCGCTGGGATCTTGGAAAGGATAGCGAATGTAGTCTAACTGAATGCCATCGACTTGATAGCGGCTGGCAATCTCTCCTAAGAGCTGTAGTAAGTAGCGCCGAACCTCTGGATTAGCAGGGTCGAGAAAGGGCTTACCTTGGCCTGCGGGAACGGTGCGGCCTCGATTGTCATAATTGGCCCAGTCTGGATGGGCAGAAATGACTGGCCCTGGGTAATCCAGAGGAAGATTCAACAGGGCGTTGTGGCGATCGTTGCCAGCCGCAAAAGCCCAAACCCATGCATGCAATTCCATCCCTCTAGCATGAGCCAGCTTTACAGCCGACGCCAATGGGTCCCAGCCACGGGTTAAGGGATTTTGTTGTGGAGCGACTTGGCTGGGGTAAATTGTATAGCCCGCATTGACAGTTTCGAAGAAGATCGTGTTGATGCCTGATGCTGCCAAGCGATCGAACAAGGTGCTCAGTCCTTGCTCAGAGCCAGCCCGGACAATGGTGCCTCGATCTAGCCAGATGGCACGAACTTCGGGTTGGGTGCGTAAGCGCTCAGTGGGGTAGTTATCCCAAAGAAAACGCCGAGTTTGCAGCCATTGAGAGCGAGCATTGCGGTAATCTCCTTGAGCTACTAGCTGAGAAAACTTTCGCAATCCTTGCCGTGCTTCAGCCACAACTTGCTCAGTGGTGGAAATGGCCTTAGAATTGCTTGCTTCAGCGGCGGTAGCCACACCCAGTTCTTGGGAGCTGGCGACTAAATTGGCCTCAGAGGAATTGGCAGGCAGATTTAAGTTCGCAGTGGAGTTGTTGGTGCTGTTGATAGCATCAGCAGCAAGCAAAGCACTGGAGACTCTACCGATCAAGTTTTCTAACTCCTGGCGCATCGCGATCGCTTCTAGGGTGGCGATCGGCAATGCACCAGCCTCCACCTCTATCCCTGGAGGCGCTACCTGCTCAGCTGGGTCGTTAGTAGACTGCGCGCGGGGTTGAAAAACAGTGGCAGGTGCTTGACGCAGCGCTGTAGACCCTGTGGGTGAGACAGAAGTGAGAGGAATGCTAAGGGTGCTGGTACCCACCGTTGGTTTAGGCACGGTGCTGTTCGCTGTAGTTGCGGGGGATGGCGCTGCTGCGACTGGAACTGTCACGATTGGCACCTCACCATAACGACTCAAAGCGGCCCGTAACCAGGTGCCATCAAACTCAGGCGACCCTGAGGAACGCCGTCCCCAATTCCAGCCAAAGAATGTGGAGCGTTCGGTGGTGACGATCGCTGGGGGGGTATCACTAGGAGCCCCAGTGGCAGTGGCGGCGGGGTTAGTGCCTGTGGCATTTTTCCAGGTGGCAATGGTTTGGCTGCTGAGGCTAGAAGGCATAATCACCCCTCCCCAGAGCCCAGTAGCAGCTTGACCTTTACGAGCCCAAGACTGGGGTTGCATTGTAATAGTCTGTAAGCTGTTGGGCTCGGAGAGAGGATAGGCCCAATAAGCCCCCAGGAGCGATCGCAAAGCTTGGCGTACCCCCAAAGGCGACAACCGACCAACCGGGCCACTTACGACAACCCGACCGCCTCGGCTCATCCACTCTTCTAAGGCGATCGCTTGGGTTTCCGTAACGGTCTCTACATTGGGCAAAAAGAGCACGCTGATGCCGTTGAGGTCAGCGGCTCGTTGTACCTGCTGAAAATCCACCACGCGATAGCCGACTTTAGCGGCTTGCAGTCGAGTGGTAATACTCTCCCAGTCAGCCGCGTTATCTGAGCTACGGACTACTCCGAGTGACACTCGCTCAGCCGCTGCCGGAGAAAGCAGCACGAGACATTGCAGCAACAAGCCCAAACAAACACTGGTCGCTAGCCGACTCGTGCTTGCTAGATTTAGAAGAAAACGAGTTGAACTAGTTGAGCGTCTTTGATGCATCAGATCGGCAACATCCAAAACAACTGACTGAGGGCAAAGCGATCGCTGGAACCAGGGCCACAGCTTCTGTTGCAGATTGCTATGAAAACCACGCATGCGGAAAAATCGGCTCCTAAAGCAGATATGGCAGTCCTAAACCATTTCTCTCAGCTATTGCAGCTAAAGAGAAACTGGAGCCTTTCAAGAGCAAGATTTCAAGACTTGTTTCAATATGAAGGGTTCCCTAAAGGGGGTTAAAAGCTCAAAAAGATACCTGCACCCTTGTCTAATTAAACTCTGTATAGAGCTTTACCCTGTCGTTTATCCTACCTTTGCTAGTTCCTGGGTGCAAACCGTAGCATCGCCCAAGCAGAGCTTGACATCAAACACTCAGGGTTTTGACCAATTGCCATGTGCCTACTAGGCGACTGCCTCATTAACCGGGAAGCGATCGATCAGTTGGATAGCTCGATAGGCATTCTGGCGTAGTGAATTTGGCACATGTGGGACATAGGGAATTTGAGACAGAAAATCTAAAGTTCGCCGCAAAATCCGCACCACGTCGCCTTCATCTAAGCTGGTGTTTTCTCCCAGTTCCGCCCATTCCACCCCCAAAGCCCACTGCTCAACTAAAGCAATCAGCTCGTCTTCTAGCCAAACGGGGAGCGCGACTTGATGCCGTCGTTGTACTTGGAACAACTGCCGTCGTAAGCCCCGCAACCCGCCTAAAGCTTCCTGGACTTCTGGGGAAGCATGATAGCGAGTCCAACTATCAGGACGAGAAACTTCCGTGACTAATGCCGCACAAGTGGCTGCCAAATGGTGTGGGTCTAGATCATCGAGTTCTCCAGACATTAGAGAGAGACCTAGCCACAGCTCGTTGTCGCCCCGAATCGCTGCTGCTGCTTGCCCTAAAGGAGTTGGTATCAAGCCATCTAGACCCCCAAAGGTTTGCAAAATCTCGATCAAATGGACAAATTCTTCCCAGTGCTGATGGGAGAGCTGCTCTAATTTGGCTTGGCGCTGAGCAATATCTTCTTGCAAATTCTGCACTCGGCGCTGCCGCTTTAACAGCGTGGCAGAATTACCCCATTGATGCAGAGGATGGGTTTCTACTTGAGCCTGGACAGCTTGTAAGCGTTCGAGTTGGGCCTGGACTTCGGGGGCGGTTTCTGCAAGGGAGGGCACAGGGGGAATTTGCCGCGCGATCGCTCCAGTTTCTTCGTTGCCTTTGCGGCTTTGTCCCGGTTTCAACGGCATCTCGGCTGGGGGCATCAGGTTGTCTACTGCCTTAA from Trichocoleus desertorum ATA4-8-CV12 encodes:
- a CDS encoding response regulator, translating into MYDQSTGFILIVDDNSTNLSVLSQALKQVGLKVRVAMDGAIALNIAQQQSPELILLDIQMPGMDGFETCAHLKAHPSTQSVPVIFMTALADSDSKLKGLSLGAVDYITKPFEEQEVIARVNNHLQLRRLTKTLEQKNQELQQWNEVLEQRVTERTVRLTQALEDLQRFQLQLVQSEKMSALGQLVAGIAHELNNPIGCIASNLAPAFEYVSDVTKVIEFYRQSCPEAASQLDRALGDIDIDFALEDLPKLLNSMRLSTERIKDLSISLRNFSRSDATTKMRANLHDGLESTLTILRHRLKAVGPRPAIAIVKDYGELPELECYPGLLNQVFMNVLANAIDALEEALPTTPQISIQTTFVDQQIVVHISDNGRGIPAEIQQRAFQPFFTTKGVGKGTGLGLSIARQIVEEKHEGRLSVTSELGQGTEFAIALPVS
- a CDS encoding family 10 glycosylhydrolase, whose product is MRGFHSNLQQKLWPWFQRSLCPQSVVLDVADLMHQRRSTSSTRFLLNLASTSRLATSVCLGLLLQCLVLLSPAAAERVSLGVVRSSDNAADWESITTRLQAAKVGYRVVDFQQVQRAADLNGISVLFLPNVETVTETQAIALEEWMSRGGRVVVSGPVGRLSPLGVRQALRSLLGAYWAYPLSEPNSLQTITMQPQSWARKGQAATGLWGGVIMPSSLSSQTIATWKNATGTNPAATATGAPSDTPPAIVTTERSTFFGWNWGRRSSGSPEFDGTWLRAALSRYGEVPIVTVPVAAAPSPATTANSTVPKPTVGTSTLSIPLTSVSPTGSTALRQAPATVFQPRAQSTNDPAEQVAPPGIEVEAGALPIATLEAIAMRQELENLIGRVSSALLAADAINSTNNSTANLNLPANSSEANLVASSQELGVATAAEASNSKAISTTEQVVAEARQGLRKFSQLVAQGDYRNARSQWLQTRRFLWDNYPTERLRTQPEVRAIWLDRGTIVRAGSEQGLSTLFDRLAASGINTIFFETVNAGYTIYPSQVAPQQNPLTRGWDPLASAVKLAHARGMELHAWVWAFAAGNDRHNALLNLPLDYPGPVISAHPDWANYDNRGRTVPAGQGKPFLDPANPEVRRYLLQLLGEIASRYQVDGIQLDYIRYPFQDPSAGRTYGYGKAAREQFQQLAGVDPLKISPSDRNLWQRWTNFRTQQIDSFVAEAAQSVRRVKPSLVMSVAVFPLPQHERIQKLQQHWEVWAERGDINLVVPMAYAMDTNRFQRLVQPYLTSSKLNSTLILPGIRLLNLPEAVAIDQIQALRDLPSGGYSLFAAENFNDRLQTIFQKTQGPVQRIPREPIPYRQPFAAAAVRYATMQREWSFLQAQRQLWMREPTLSRWQNQSKALNQSLQALAERPGRDRLKVARRELTNYRAQFRSWMNLYALEHGYQVEAWEHRLESIDTLLNYGERVTFSSSSNRAANQSLRP